One Deltaproteobacteria bacterium genomic region harbors:
- the rpoD gene encoding RNA polymerase sigma factor RpoD, with the protein MSSSDGLLGPEIGRELLSKSKENGCITYDEINALLPEGISVEEIDKLFILCHNLDINIVDVAQPEEAKEKIGEKKIKERIVFSDEEAETKSPIRMYLREMGEISLLSREEEIEIAMNIENEKIGILNCLVDIPFFKDIIFHLQEQLNKGDVKLRDVFDCVENSDFAETEESCQEKILHLLDQLKNLLDRYWMYKNNGEAHLLKNQIVECLVNISFCDKYINSVISDLKERIQRQDDDLEKGALDMLLSQMETHEYRKQEIKNKMVRSNLRLVVSITKKYLNRGLPFLDLVQEGNIGLMKAVDKFDYHKGFKFSTYATWWIRQSISRAIADQARTIRIPVHMIETINKIVRTSKFLLQKLGREPSPLEIAGYLQVPLDKVRAIMKIAKEPVSIETPIGDEEDAHLEDFIEDMHTRSPLNTAIDTNLREKIDEVLGTLTEREQRVLRMRFGIGEDGEHTLEEVGKVLGVTRERVRQIEAKAIKKLRHPKRSKQLSHFSA; encoded by the coding sequence ATGAGTAGTAGCGATGGTTTGTTGGGACCAGAAATTGGCAGAGAGCTGTTGAGCAAAAGTAAGGAGAATGGTTGTATAACTTATGATGAAATAAATGCTCTTCTACCAGAAGGGATTTCTGTAGAAGAGATAGATAAATTATTTATTCTCTGTCATAATTTAGATATTAATATCGTGGATGTAGCACAACCTGAAGAAGCGAAGGAAAAGATAGGGGAAAAGAAAATAAAGGAGCGAATAGTGTTTTCTGACGAGGAAGCAGAGACAAAAAGCCCTATTCGCATGTACTTAAGAGAAATGGGAGAGATTTCCCTCCTTTCAAGAGAAGAGGAAATTGAAATAGCTATGAATATTGAGAATGAGAAAATTGGAATCTTGAATTGCCTGGTGGATATACCCTTTTTTAAAGATATTATTTTTCATCTTCAAGAGCAACTGAATAAAGGCGATGTGAAGTTGAGAGATGTGTTTGACTGTGTAGAAAATAGTGATTTTGCTGAAACCGAGGAGTCTTGTCAAGAAAAGATACTGCATTTGCTGGATCAACTGAAGAATTTGTTGGATAGATATTGGATGTATAAAAATAATGGAGAGGCACATTTGCTAAAAAATCAAATTGTGGAATGTTTGGTAAATATTTCTTTTTGTGACAAATATATAAATAGTGTAATTTCTGATCTTAAAGAGAGAATTCAAAGACAAGATGATGATTTAGAGAAAGGAGCATTGGACATGCTCCTTTCGCAAATGGAAACTCATGAATATAGGAAACAAGAGATAAAAAATAAAATGGTTCGTTCTAACTTAAGATTGGTGGTAAGCATTACTAAGAAATATTTGAATAGGGGGCTTCCATTTTTGGATCTTGTTCAGGAGGGTAATATTGGTTTGATGAAAGCAGTTGATAAATTTGATTATCACAAGGGTTTTAAATTTTCTACATATGCTACCTGGTGGATAAGGCAATCTATTTCTCGTGCCATAGCGGATCAGGCAAGAACAATTAGAATTCCTGTACATATGATAGAAACAATAAATAAAATCGTGAGAACTTCTAAATTTCTGTTGCAGAAATTGGGCAGAGAACCTTCTCCTTTAGAGATCGCTGGTTACTTGCAGGTACCTTTAGATAAAGTAAGAGCGATAATGAAGATTGCCAAAGAACCTGTTTCAATAGAAACACCTATTGGCGACGAAGAAGATGCTCACCTGGAAGATTTTATAGAGGATATGCATACCAGGTCCCCTCTGAATACTGCTATAGATACTAATTTGAGGGAGAAGATAGATGAGGTGTTGGGAACACTGACGGAGCGGGAACAAAGAGTTTTGAGGATGAGATTTGGAATTGGAGAGGATGGTGAACATACCCTGGAGGAAGTAGGTAAGGTGTTGGGTGTAACTAGAGAACGGGTAAGGCAGATAGAGGCAAAAGCCATAAAGAAGTTGAGACATCCCAAGAGAAGTAAGCAACTTTC